The sequence ACCTGCAACCAATATGTGGCACAGATCATAAGACTTACAGTAATGAATGCATGTTTTGCGCGCTAACTCTGTAAGTATCATACTCAGTTTGtatcccctcttttctttttttttttaagatcacaaAGTCCACATTGGCCAAAACCTGCTTGGTTTCCAACAAGGTGGTTTGATAAATCCTACCTTTTGTCATGCTCTTCCAATACCCTTTGGACAttactttgttaaaaattaattaattaattaatttagctAGATATTTCTTTGCTATCCAGCCAAATTCTCATTCACATTATGTACTGTTCCTCAGCCATTAGCGTTACCTATAGACATTTTTATTCTCACATTACATTTGAGGAAGCTGAGTCTCAGGCAGAAAATGTATCTTGGTCAAAATTCCATAATTTTCTGTTGTGTCTTTCCTATTGAATAATTGCCACAGGTACTTTACAAGACTTTGATTATCTTTCATACCCCAGAGAAAATCCATGTTGCTTCTTACAATTATCTGGAAAATTCTAGGGAGGAGATTGAGAGTACAAATGGATAGTTGAGACCCCTACCACCAGCAGCCCCACAAATTATGAGTTGCTAACTGTAAACATCTCAGCTTctaggaaaatgaaagaatagttATTACCAGCCATTCCAGGAATTTGAATTCATTACTTTATGACTGTATGTGTAACATCAAAATCATGGGCTTTGTTGTCACGTATCTGGTCTAGAATCCAGATTACACTTAGAGGTTGTATGACActaggcaaaaaagaaaaaccaatttgCTACATGCTTCAGTATCCTCATCTATAATATAGAAATTTAATAGTGTTTAGGATTCACTGTAATAAAACACATCAAATCTTAGCTATACAGCTAATACAGACTGAATATTTACAGAAATGagctcttcttccttctcatcattttctccttcttttctaaCCCTTCTGAAAATTTATAGTCAAGTGTAACAACAAGTGTTATTCAGAATAAAGTCTCTCAGGATATGCAAACTCGGGTACTAATAAAAATGCAAGAGACTAAAGACTGATGAGAGCTTACTGATTTTATCATCTCATAGCCTCCTTTTAGAAGACAGAAATCTTAGAAGTGACTGTAACAAAATTACACAGACTATAAGTGCCAGAGatgaatttgaatatatttttttcttaactgcaAAAATGTTTTCACACTATACTATGCCTTTAATTTTCATCTGAATATTTatgaactaattttttaaatgcccaatCTCCTCTTAGAGTTGATcttactttcttatatttttatttgtttacaaaaTGATCATACATGAAGGTGTTAATGGTCAATATTCATCAACCCGGGTAGAATATTAACCAGAGCGCCTCATTCTCAGTACAAAACAGGCAACACAAAATGACATATGATTGTATTTTACTCTGTAGATTGTAAAATGCCAAGTAATGAATTACCTatttaataaaatcttctttcagaaacaaaaaatttgAAGTCAGGAAACTTCAGGATACTGCATGTGTAAGTATACAAGGAAGTTTCATTTATTCCTAATATGAAGGGTTACAATAATTCCTCACtttatgaaagttttaaaatagacaTTCTAGAAATTATCTATGAGTATGTATAGTCATAGATAAGTTATAAGGCCAGCCAAACAAAAGACATGAGCATAGTTAACTTACTTCTCCAGAAGAAGACTCCACAAATTTTACTCATAGCCCCTTAACTGGGGCAGTTTGGTATAGATGTGGTTGTTTTCTAATGCTGCAGCTAATTAGCAGATTAAGAAGAGGACACTAGGGACTTAAGGACACTCTCATAACAATaaaggaagttattttttaaaaaacagaaaaaaaatttcaagaacaaCTATAAAGACAATTCAGGAGTAAAGAACTATGTGAGTGGATGTCAATAATTTTAATACAGTTTGAAATgtgacaagagaaataaaaatatggtgcTGTGGTACTAAAGACAGTTCATTTTAAGGAGTGACATCTGACTCAATTTGATGGGTAAGAGAGATAAATGTTGTCAAGAAACTGTTATAAAAAGAGTTAAACTGACTTCTAAGGAGGACTAGGAGTCTTAGGAGTTGTTGTGTTGGACACAGTGGGTAAGGTCAGGTGAGACAGAAAAACAGCCTAAGCGAAGGCACAGGGATGTTTAGGAGAGCAGGAAACACTCTGAGAATTCAAATTTAGTTGGAGTTACAGGTCAAGCAGATGAGAGAGGTAAGCACAGCTTATGAGGGGATGTTCTGTAGATGGGGAATTAATTAACTAATCAAAAAACAAGATCTGATAATAAACAACAAATTGGTTTTTAAAGAATCACTCTGACATCAATGTGGCAGGTGACTGAAATCTTAGCTAAGCATAGACACTGGGCAGCAAACTGGCGGACATCTGCAACTATGCAGGCAAGACATAGGAGGGCCTAAATAAAGTGGATAACAGTGTGACAAGGAGAGGACTGGTTTGGAAATTAAGTACAAGATAAAATCCACTGGATGTACTCTATTTACCAGTTCCCTGTGGAGAATGAGTTGGGAGGGAAGCCCTAACCTCAAGCTAAGCTATCTCTTACTGTGACAAGATTGTCACCATTACTGGGTCAgattttggaaattaaagaagatatgtCTTTTTGCATATGGGATTGAGGGCTAAGTGACTTCTCATAGGCCttaaaacagtttattttctatgatttaaTAATCTGagattgttctttctttttttcctttttttttttttttggactgaaGGATATTGAGTGCACCGAATATTCTGATATGTGTACCATGGATTACAGACCTCTCTGTGGATCTGATGGAAAAAACTATTCCAACAAATGTTCGTTTTGCAATGCTGTTGTGTAAGTTCTGAATTTAATGTACTATTTGCAAAAACAGCCTTTCCTGCAGAGCCAGAAACCATCATAGCTACCTAATTAAGTGAGATGCTCCTACAAAGTGTTAACAGTCACATGGTTCActgataattataatattttttaagattttatttatttattcatgagagacacacacacacagagagagagagagagagagagagaggcagagggagaagcaagctccatgcagggagcccgacacaggactcaatcctgggtctccaggatcaggccctgggctgaaggtggcactaaactgctgagccacccaggctgcccgataattataatattttacaaaaagaagtaaaaagtgagaaagagagagagagggcaagagaaagaaagtggtAGAAAGGAACTGAAGCTGGAAAAGGAGACTTGATCAACATCATAATATTATTAAATGGCAGGTAACAgagatatttatagattttttggGGGGTTCTGATACTGGATTTGACTACATTAAATTCCTTTTTCCACCATGCTGGAGTTCAGCTAATAATTATTCACCTTTCATGCTCTGTGCTCATTTGGCTGGCTTGatctaagaatattaaaatttcaatttaagtTTAAGATCTCtaaaactttccttttaaaaaaaaaaatgatttttcttgtaGGAAGAGTCGTGGTACAATCTTTTTGGCCAAGCATGGAGAGTGCTGAGATTTGGATCCCAAGTTCCCTTTGGCAGATTCCATGTAGAGAACCAATCTCTTTAAATGGTTATGGGGGCAAATATGTGGATTTGATTCTTCAATAAAAGATTCTTAGCAGAAATCTTTCAAGTTTGTCTCTGGATGTGACTGTCTGTTAAGCAGAATGTCTATGGTCATTTCCCTCAGTGGGTTACACAGAAAGATTTCCTCTATTTTTACTCAGTTTGAGAACTGGAAGATTGTATGCACACTGGTGAGAGAAGAATCTACTCTTagaatcccatttaaaaaaaaaaaaatctcatgatttTTAAGCAAACATGGGTCAAGGGATGGATCTGACCACAAGTCTTATATTAGTACCTttagcaacaataataaaaaagtgtataattcagcTTTGGAGAAAGAGTAAGAATCCATAATACTATCAACTAGGAATGTATTTAGACATTAGATATCTATTTAAAGAGGACTCAGTCACAAATGGCAACCACAAAGGAAGGCATTTTGTTGATCACGTTGGGGAGATATTAAGAACCATATAATCTGATTAAATTGTTGAAGTCACTAAAATGCCCAAGGAAAGTTCAAGGTAGCTAGGAAAGATGAGGGCATATGCAGGATTATCATAAGATAGAGATCAGAGCTTTCTCATTTCTGGTGTTCCATAGGGAGAGTCATGTCATTAATGTAACATTCAAAGAGAGATATTTTTCCTTGGTAAAGAGAATTTTCTAACACTAAGTCTTTAAATAGGAACAAAGTTATGCCCTATAAGTTCATCTGTCCAAAGCacaatgctctttttttttttaaagatttattgttcatttgagagggagagagacagcatgcatgcggggggggggggggggcgcggggagacagggagaacctcaagcagactccctgctgagcacagagcccaatgcagggctcaatctcaagatctgaagatcatgacctgagccaaaatcaagagttggatgcttaactgactgagccatccaggttctcTAAGCATGATGCTTTTTTAGTAAAGATTGGCCAAATGCTTGCCTGCTATTTTGTAGAGAGTTGTGTGTCTTTTCTAACAACACACATAGAAAGATCACTATAGGTCAAGCAATGTGTTGTGTAGAAAAAGGCAATGCAAATGGGCAAAGAATCCATGCCATTAAGGAGTTTGTAGACTAGTCAGAGACACTCTTTTGAAGAGTTGATTACTATACAATATAAAAGACTATAAAATCAAGAATTGTTAAAGGTACAATAAGAACTGAAGGAAGACCTGAatcttatgatctcatttaacctaaATTGCTGCCTAAAGCCCTATCTCCAAAAACAGTCACAATGGGGGTTAGTGTTTTCACATTCATATTTGGAGGGGACATAATTTCATCCATAGTAGCTAAATTgccagaactttatttttatttttcatatgtgaaaataaaatgcatgacaATGTGACAATagaagagacaaatgaaaatattctaagattCTGTGCTTAGTTAAATGGTATAATATTACTTAAAGGTACACTATGAGAAGCTACTTATATTCATGTGTGcacaagaagacaaagaaaggaggTTGAGGGGAAAAACAGattggaaagataaaaaagcaagtgGCAAAATGGTAGACTCAACATCATTGTGTTAGTTAGGGTTCTTCAGGAAAACCAAATTATGtgttttgtgtgcatgtgcatgtggatgtagagagagaaagagacagagaaaagagaaaaaggaaaagatttactttaattggctcatgtgattatggaacCTGGTAAGTAGTTCAGCAGGCTGG comes from Canis lupus familiaris isolate Mischka breed German Shepherd chromosome 2, alternate assembly UU_Cfam_GSD_1.0, whole genome shotgun sequence and encodes:
- the LOC111092171 gene encoding double-headed protease inhibitor, submandibular gland, coding for MSLPPSLIITMKSLTVFAIFALVATAWAGPPPAIGREVDCSNYKGKGSQIACPRHLQPICGTDHKTYSNECMFCALTLNKKFEVRKLQDTACDIECTEYSDMCTMDYRPLCGSDGKNYSNKCSFCNAVVKSRGTIFLAKHGEC